Proteins encoded together in one Ignavibacteriota bacterium window:
- a CDS encoding outer membrane beta-barrel protein, with product MRRSTPYRTPRRRGFSALLRGVPLLFLSLAATHGQDRPQSICAFVNGVASARLYTSPFSNDEIERNSAIDFGFVFSGRLAYSYQLSRSTRIQLSAEYLETQTATRDYNATTFTDGFNMYAIEGAVLFILPFTGERFQIFLGGGGGLYLGSRRYEVAGIASAATRSVPAFNILTVFGMEYFVFPSLSIQMEFRFRDPLITPSNVFEQPSVLSNGVHYPLDQRPFRSRVNVNGNVYSAGVSFHF from the coding sequence ATGCGACGTTCTACTCCATATCGCACCCCCCGCAGGAGAGGCTTCTCGGCCCTCCTCCGGGGGGTACCTCTTTTATTCCTGTCTCTTGCAGCAACGCATGGGCAGGATCGCCCCCAATCTATTTGTGCTTTTGTGAATGGGGTCGCGAGCGCACGTCTGTACACCTCCCCGTTTTCCAACGATGAGATCGAACGCAACAGCGCGATTGATTTCGGCTTCGTCTTCAGTGGCAGGCTGGCCTATTCGTACCAATTGTCCCGCTCAACCCGAATCCAATTGAGCGCGGAGTATCTGGAAACACAAACAGCGACCCGGGACTACAATGCCACTACTTTCACCGATGGCTTCAACATGTACGCCATCGAGGGTGCGGTGCTTTTTATCCTACCGTTTACCGGCGAGCGGTTTCAAATTTTTCTTGGAGGAGGAGGGGGACTGTATCTGGGTTCACGCAGATACGAGGTCGCCGGAATCGCATCAGCGGCAACTCGCTCCGTACCGGCGTTCAACATTCTCACCGTTTTTGGAATGGAGTACTTTGTGTTTCCGTCACTCTCGATCCAGATGGAATTCCGTTTCAGAGATCCTCTGATAACACCCTCGAACGTCTTCGAGCAGCCGTCTGTTCTATCAAACGGTGTGCACTACCCGCTCGACCAACGGCCATTCCGTTCTCGCGTGAACGTCAACGGGAATGT